The DNA segment GGGAAATTTTAAGACAGCAAGTGGATAGACTATCTATAGCCTACTGGGCAAATTTGGCTCATgaactatttttattaaaagctttATTAGACATGCTTTAGCCCTTTCATTTACATGTTGTTCATAGCTGCATCCACACTACAGAGGGGGACAGTTAGTTACCTCAAGGACTTATGGTCTACAAAttctaaattattaatatatgacCCTTTTATAGAAAAAGTATGACTTGACTGGTGATATTGATAATCAAAATGCTCATACAGATTGCAAACATTTATAATAACCACTAAGGAATTTGCATAGTGTTATGTAGAGAGCTGTATTATCTGATAATATCAACATAAACTCTCTCATATCTTTTGCAATAATTTTACAGTTCTTTTAATTACCAGAACTACACCTATCTGCAGTCtatggtatatattttttttgagTCATTAAAAAGTCACAGTTATCAATCAAGTCTAACTTCAGTATTTTCATGTTTCCAATTAAGCTTAGAAATGATAAATGTCCAACATGAGGGGAGGAAAAAGTAACTGCATGACTTCCCTACAGTGTGGAAATCTCCTCAGTATGGTTTATAagttattttctttgtgtttcagcTAATGATGTATCTAAGACTCTCAACTGAGTATAGTAAAAGAGTATCAAAACTTAGTTCAATGAATTATGATTACAGTCTTTCTATAATAATGGTTTAAAAGTGTAGGATGATTTTGAGCACTTTCcattattatttcagtttttgacttcatggaaaacagaaaaaaaatgttcaggGCCAGAATTGTATGATCTTGTACAATTGTTCATATACATTCTAATCAGTACATTTTCCATATGATATCATACTCTAATGCTTAAGATAAGCATTTTTAACAAGAAAATCTCAGTTTTGTGTATAGTAAAACTTTGGTACTCTTAGTTTCTCTAATACTGATTAGGCATATCACTTAAAGAGACAATTAAAAGAATTGTATGTATAAGCTATTATCTCAAAATAGCCACAGATATgagaaagttattaaaaaaaaaaaaaaccttagttaTTGATTATCAAAAGACGAGCTTAACATcaagcatttatttaaatatataactgaCCATAGCAAATGTAGTCATATTTGGTATCCAGCAACTACAAATTGGCAATTGGCATGGGTACTCGCCATATAACCTCtaaaaggattaaatcatgtgctgctgcaactgctgaccttcaacactccCTGAAGGAGTGAGGGTAGAGAGAAGAAATGAGGTACCCTCTGCTCCAGGAAAACTGCcaagacaggtcttcagatagttagatacactcaggagctgattttatgagcccaattcttgtatctcctcatatctagaaaagtacTAAAATTCTTCATGGTGCAAATTGTTTCTCATGACTGGCAGAAGCTTCATAAGACCAGcagaaattctaaaataaatgtgTGCTTAATTGTATATCAAAATCATATATACACTATCTTTCCCCcgtacctctttggaacagtttctcagagttATTTGAGGCACTGTCTCCTGGGTCGCTCATATTGCCCACCTAAAAACTTAACACACAGCTCTCAAGTTTTTAAGTTGCCAGTTTCTTCAGGCTTCTTAAAAGAatagttattatatatatgttaaaattggCATTCCCCCAAATCAGGGTCTGTTTCATAATTTTCCCTAAGCAACTATTCATTATAATAGTTTTTTGAATTGAAGAACAATATAGtgatgtttgaatggcatcatcgactcaatggacatgagtttgaacaaattccaggagatagtaagaAACAGGGAAACCTGGGTGCAGTCTTCTGCAGCCGGggagtctgcagtccatggggtcacaaagagttggacatgactgagcgactgaacaacagcacagaAAATGTTAAACTCCTTAATGGGAAATGTTTTTTGATTTCTCAAGAAAATgtaattacatttttcttttagttgtaCTGTTTTTCACATAGTTACAAAGTAGGCCACAGTATGCAAAGGAGAGTGTGTTCAAGATTCTAATAAGACTGTCGTATTATGTTTATAGTCTCTGtgtagtaaattaaaaataagattaaatatgatttaatatgcatttaatttCTAGAAAACCTGATTTCTGGTGAGATTGTAAAACACTATTCTCTCTTGTGAGCACCTGTTCTGCctctttctgattttaattttctaaaaattagtgtgaaataatgaaattaatttatattaaaaaaaaacctaatttcTCTATTACCATAAAAAAAGTGtttcaaagaaggaaataaaatcactccCATAGTTACGGACTAGAAAAACCAGCCCTAAAGGAAGAAAAGTACATGAGAAAAGGATTGCAAATTGAATGGAAAAAAACTGTATAGTGTATAagcatatatttgtgtatatgatgtgtgtgtgtgtatatatatatatatatatatatatatatgaagaattcAAGTTTGAatggcaaaaagaaaatatacatatgcaaataTCCTTGATAAACTGCTggcaataaaaatatgaatgattaAACATGAATCTAGGGAGGCTGTGTGGATATTAAGAGATTTTGAAATTCCTAGATTTTCATTTAATTGCTTTTCATTCATATGGGTCTAATTCATAAAacaagacttttatttttcattcacttgagaaaaatacagtcttcctTGCTGTGTCCATGAAGGCTCGCTTGACTTGCTGATTCCTTAGGGTATAGAtaaaggggttcagcatgggaGCTATGGAGGTGTTTAGCACAGCCACCCCCTTGCTCAAAGACACCCTGTCCTTTGCTGATGGATTCATATACATGAAAATGCAGCTGCCATAAGAGATGGAGATGACAATCATGTGGGAAGAACAGGTGGAAAAGGCCTTTGTCCTCTGAGTGGTAGAAGGGATCCTCAAAATTGTTCTGATGATATATGTGTAGGACAGAATTATTAATGCTAAAGTGAACAAGAGAATAAACACAGCACAGGAAAACCCTACTATCTCTAGAAATTTGGTGTCTGAACAAGAAAGGTATAATAAAGGGAAATAATCACAACTAAAATGGTCAATAACATTGGACTTACAGTAATCAAGCTGTAGGAAGAGCATTACTAATGGGAATATGATTAAGAATGAAGCCAGCCAAGAGGCCAAGACAAGCAGTGTGCAGACTTTGTGATTCATGATGGTCAAGTAATGCAGCGGTTTGCAGATGGCAATGTAACGGTCATAGGACATGGCAGCCAGAAGATAAAACTCAGTGactcccaagaaaatgaaaaaaaataactgagCCATACAATCATTAAAAGGGATGGTTTTATCTCCTGTAATAATGGTGGCCAGGAACTTGGGTATACTGACAGTTGTGAATGAAATTTCTAATAAGGAGAAATTTCtgaggaagaaatacatgggggTTTGGAGGTGGGCATCCAGCAGGGTCAGGGTGATAATGGTCAAGTTCCCAGTGATGCTGAGCATGTAGGTGATGAGCAGAAAGATAAAGCTCACAACCTGAAGTTGTGGGTCATCTGACAGTCCCAGCAGGATAAACTCTGTTATTTCTGTGtagtttctcattttttcttcttcttcttttgagtAACCTTCAGGAGGAAACACAAACAGAAGACACAGAAAAGGGGATTATCCATGTATAGCTCTGGGATTTGGCTCTGAAAGGAAATCTACTAT comes from the Bubalus kerabau isolate K-KA32 ecotype Philippines breed swamp buffalo chromosome 1, PCC_UOA_SB_1v2, whole genome shotgun sequence genome and includes:
- the LOC129641534 gene encoding olfactory receptor 6C1-like, which produces MRNYTEITEFILLGLSDDPQLQVVSFIFLLITYMLSITGNLTIITLTLLDAHLQTPMYFFLRNFSLLEISFTTVSIPKFLATIITGDKTIPFNDCMAQLFFFIFLGVTEFYLLAAMSYDRYIAICKPLHYLTIMNHKVCTLLVLASWLASFLIIFPLVMLFLQLDYCKSNVIDHFSCDYFPLLYLSCSDTKFLEIVGFSCAVFILLFTLALIILSYTYIIRTILRIPSTTQRTKAFSTCSSHMIVISISYGSCIFMYMNPSAKDRVSLSKGVAVLNTSIAPMLNPFIYTLRNQQVKRAFMDTARKTVFFSSE